A window of Hordeum vulgare subsp. vulgare chromosome 5H, MorexV3_pseudomolecules_assembly, whole genome shotgun sequence genomic DNA:
acgctctctcctcttcttcttcacccccggcgccttctctccctctcccacccAAGAATGATGGTCAAACACTACACCGGCAATGGAGCGGTCGCCAATGATTTCGGCCGCCTGCACCTCCGCGAGGACGAGGCCCGCCACCTCTACGAGGCGGAGTACCGGGCGCCGCCTGACATGCGGGAATCGGGGTCTTGGAGGCTAAGCGTCGGCGGCGTGCCAGTGCCACCACAAGCCATCGGAGCTGAGCGACGGGCTGGGATTGCGCGCATCCGGTCCGGCCTGCCGGAGGACTCGTGCAACCTCCCGCGGTACACCCTCGACAACAATGCGCTGTGGACAACATTATTCGAACGTCGTCCGGCCAACTAGCACGCCGCCACCAACGGGGTCGAGCCCACTGGCCGGCACAACTTTGAGGGGCGGCGCCACTGGTGGGGCGTCCCCGGCCGCACCATGAAGGCCGTCCTCGAGCATATCGAGGGCGCCAACACGCCCAGGTACAACTACCCTCCGCCGCCAGCTTTCTCCCACCACCGCGGCAGCTCCTGGACGCCTGTGAGGATGGAGACGGCGACGTCCTCGTCGTCCCGTCCCGCTCCCGCTCCTCCGGATCGCTGGCGTTGCTCCTCGTAAAGCCGGAGCTGTAGGAGACGCTGCTAGGGCGGCGCACACGCAGCGCCGGCATCGTCATCAACGAGCCCGACGCTTCCTCCCGCCTCGTCAAGCCGAAGACGGAGCCGGGGCTCCTGCCCGTCGAGCAGGAGCACCCCGCCATGGTCGCCACCGACGAGGCCGCCCTGAAATGGACGCGGGAAGACTACATCCGGGAAGAAATGGAACGCCAGTGTTGCGCCCTGGAGGAGATCGCCGCCCGTCGACGTGGCCGCGAGGAGGGTGTCATCGTCATCCTTGACTAGAGCGGCGAGGAGGCGCCGGCGCTTTCGAAACCCATTCGGCTCGGCGACCTAGGGCAAGGGTGCAGCAAGGATGGCGGCGGAGCGGGTggcaacgacgacgatggcgacgacgactacACCAACTTCTACAAGCTCCTCGGCATGTAGAAGGCGGCGGCGGGCGGTAGCATTAGCTTAGTTCAAGCTTAGTTTAATGTTTAGTTATGTTTTAATTTCAGTTTTTGCATAAATTTTAACGAAACTATGAATTTCGTTTGAATTTGATTGGGATTTTGCCGAATTTGGGACGATTTAATAAAAAAATTTAAACCCTTTCGGGCGATCTTTGGAACGAGGAACGCGAACCCGAACGGGTGGAGATGCTCTTACTGTCGCGACCTTTGACACGATCTTCTCTTCCGCAACAAACTAAATTAAAGGTGCAGGTGTCGACGTACGCCCTCCGTTCTAAAATAAttgtcttaactttatactagctctagtataaatttgtattaagtttaagacatttattttgagatTGAGGCAGTactatttttttctgaaaaacatgCTAGCTGTTGAGCAGCGGGGTTCTGGCAGCGTCAAGGGCACATGTCACATTAGGCAGTTTCTAATTGCTCATGTCACCTTTCCATTTACTCACGTCCGCCAGTTTTCTATTTATGGGGTTGGTCTGTCATCCATCGTACTAAGCCAGCAGTCAAAGTGTCAAACACACACTCTCCTCAGAAGCGATCGAGGTTGCTTCGTCCGCTCCGCATCTGGCCCTAGCCTCCCCTCCCAGTCCTCCAATCCCGAGCTCCACCATAGAACCTAATTCTCCTCAGGGCCGATCTCTGACAAACAGATGGAGGCCGGCCGTAGTAGTAGGAGTACGGCTACCCGGAAGAGGAAGTCAGCCGCACTCGAGGTCGAGCGCTATCCGGCTCCGGCACCACCGGCGGCACCGCCCGATCCCGGAGCGGCTGAACACGATGGATGCGGACACGGACGAGATCTCCACCACATCAGAAACCTCAGCGACCTCCCCGACGACATGCTCCGTAAGATTATCTCGCTCCTCCCCATCAAGGAACGCGGCCGCACGCAGATCCTCGCGAGACGCTGGCGTCCCCTTTGGCGCTCTCTTCCTCTCAACATCGACTGCGCTGAACTCGGTGATGGTAAACTCGGTGATGTTTTACAACGCATAATTTCCTCCCACCAAGGCGTCTGCCACCGCTTCTCCATTCGCCCAGAATTGTCCACGGACATGGACAACGATGCTGCCGTCGACGCCTGTCTCCTGTCCTCCACTCTGGATAAACTCAAGGAGCTTGAGTTCTACCGTCGGCGGTGGCACAACTGGCAGCCGGTGCCGGTGCCGGCATTAATCTTCCGCTTCTCGCCCACCCTCTGTGTTGCCAAATTCGGACATTTCACACTCGCGGACGACGCACTTCAGGGGATTCACTTCCCCCAGCTTAAAAAGCTCGTTCTTCATTATGTCTACCTCTCGGACTTCTCACTCAACAGCATGATTGCCCGCAGCCCTTCTCTCGAGTTCTTGCTAATTATTCGGTGCACTGGAGCCCGTCGCCCTCGGATCAATTCGTTTACCCTTACAACCATCGCAGTCGATAATCATTCGCCAGATCCATCCATAGAGGAACTCGTTATCGAGAGTGCCCCTCATCTTCAAACATTAATCCATCTTGATCACAACCATGATTTGCATATAGCCGCGCTTTCCGTGCCAAAGTTGGAGACCCTAGGTTGTACCAACTCCACGAGGCTCGTGTTTGGTTCCACATATATTCGTCATCATCAGGTAGCTGATCTTCTTATTCATTTTTTTTACTGTTGTCAACCTTCTAATAACTTGCATTTCACTGCATATATACAGAAATTACGTATATTACTGTCTAATGTTTTGAATTTCATGCTTTGATGAAGGGACCGTGCATTCGTGGCCTTGCAACAGCGGCGTGCAAAATCAAGTGTTTGGTTCTTGGTATGGCTACTCTTAATTTGCACATGGTTATTGAATTGATGACAAACTTTCCGTGCTTGGAGAAGTTGTACATTCAGGTGATGATCGTTTTACCGATAGTACAATTTCTTTGGCTTCTTTATTGATCTACTTGTTGTTGTGAAGTTCTTATATACATGGTTTGCCGATTTTTTTCAGTGCCAGAAATCATGGAAAAACAATTTGTGGCGTCGTAAATACCGGGGTCTCATTACCAGcacatgttttgacatccatctgaaaACAATAGTATTGGATTATTATCGGGGCACAAAATCTGACATTGATTTTGTTACTTTTTTCGTGCTCAACGCTAGAGTGCTAGAAAGGATGAAACTTTTAGTAAAGAGGAACGATGATAAGTTCGTGGCAATACACCGTCATAGGCTTCAACTAATGAACAGGGCTTCACATGGTGCTCATATTAACTTTCGTCTCAAGGATTCGGATGTGTGTATCAGTAACATGTACAAGTTTTGTATACAGGAAAATATTTTAAATTTGTAGCTGTTTACATGCAATTGTAAAACACTTGTTCTACTAGAAATACAGCCAGCGACATTAAAGTTACTAAGTATGTATGGCTCTATCGGATTGTTATTTATTCTGTCAATGTTGCCATTCTCATCCTTACTCTTAATATGTGCAATTCAGATTAGCTTTCGGAAAATGTACATATGGATGTGTGTTGTATTGGTAACTCATGAGCTTTTCATATTAGCGCATAAAATAACTTATGATGGGTGTGTGATTGGGCAAAGCATATGTGGGCGAGTAGTATTTACAATGCTTTCTCAACCGAAGTATCACTTTCAACGATAGTTAGCTTTCACCCTCAAAAGGGGAAATCAAGCAGAATATACGTAAATCCACCATATAACAGTGTGTTTCTTGTGGTAAGAAAATCAGAGCCAAAAAAAAGACACGAATACCTCATATGATGCTCTAGTTCTGTCTTTGAATGTACACTACAACATAATTGCAATACAAATTCCATGTTTATCAAACAAATTGACATAAATTAAATCTGAAATTTATTATGAGTTGTGTAGGCTAATACAACAGTTTGATGAAAATTTCAGTTTAAcggaaaaagaaaaactaaaattaTGTATGAGCTGAAAAGGGGCAAAGACCATCATATACCCACAGTTTGTAAGAACATTCAAATACCGATCAATCTACATAAGAAATTTTGCTTTATCAGAGTAACAAACATAACTTTGGATGGGATCACTGACTTTTTATCAGGCCCGAACAATGAATAGGCACAAGGCAGAACTATTTTGCTATAACTGAAATTCTATATTGCACGTACACGGCAAAAATAATCCGACACAATAATTTAAGGTATGGGTGGGTAATTTCTTAAAcccttgggtcttggttttctgaTGTGCTAAATAGGGGGTTAGAGTTCCTTTTGTTGAGATTTTCTAGTATTTCTCTGAATTTttaatggatagtagaaatagatgTATGTTATTATTTATTAGTAGTAAAGGCTAGAATTAGAGACATGGTGCCAATTCAGAATTTGACGAGTGATTTCCTCTATGTAATAAGAAGACATAAGGCATGGTTCTGTTAGACGATTGTGCTTGCACGAAACCAAGGTGGTCTACAGTGAAAGAAATGCTCTATTTTTCATTATGGAAATATAAATATATACTTATGGCaaatgtttgaaagaagtttggcATGAAGTGTATGCTCTTCTACAGGGACACATACCAAGAACAAAGAATACAATCGGCACATGTTGTTGCTAGGCTTTGCTCCTACTCCAATCTATACAGGATCGGATAAGGCCGATCCTTGGCTAACAACCTGCCACAGTTTgttacacacatgcacacatacaatCGTAACATCGTGACAACATGTCACGTTACACAAAACTACAAGCCTATTCTTTAGCATCCTCCCTCAATCTCAACGTGTCAAGGTTTAGGTTGTGTTTGAAGGCTTGAAGTTGTTTCCCTTGCATAAACTTAGTGAACTCAGCAACAAACTTGATTTCCTGTTGGAATGAACTGAATGTCCAGCATTTTCTAAAATATCATACCTTTTTAGATTGATAGCTGATGGTCCATGTTTATCTTGCTAATTAATGTTTAAAATATCATACTTTTTAGAATGATACATGTAACCTGTTTATCAATGGGGACATTAGTACAAATAATATGATGTACTAAACTAATGATATTTATTTGCAATGaactgaagagagagagagagagagagatcgcaGTGCACAAGCAGTGTGTCCTTAAAGCATCCATGTGTGTTGTTTAGCTAACCACTAATTATTTATTAATTTAGAGATTTGTTTGTGTTCCAAAATTTGATTAGTAGCATACATGTTTAGTCGAActtgcttttatgaataaagCTTAGTGTAGTACAGCTGCGTGTAGGCACACACACAAGCTGTAGAGCATGGCACCTCATTCATCGCCACAATGATCTGCTCTACGGCTTCCTCGTGGTGCGGCTTGTCGCGtgcggagggccggccggcgTCGGGGGCGAGCAGCTGGCGGCGCGGGGGAGGGGAGGGCTGGCCGGCATCAGGGGCGGAGGGGCTGCGTGCTGCGTTGGGCTGGTCGGCGTCGTGGTCGAGCGGCTGGCAGCACGGGGGTGAGGGGTAGGGGAGGGTCGACCGACGTCCTGGCGGATGAGCTGCGGCGGGAGCGGCCGACGTTGGGGGCGAGCGGCCGTACCGTCGCGGTGGGCGAGCGGCTGGCGACGCTGGGGGTGGGGTGCTAGGGGAGGGCCGGTCGACGTCGTGGCGGATGGGCTGCGGCGGGAGCGCCCGGTGTCGGGGGCTAGCGGCCGTGCCGTCGCCCTCTCAGATCCAGTAGCCGCCACCTCCCAGCTTCAGGACCGTGCGCGCTAGGTCGCTGCTCCGTTGGCGCGCGGGCACCATCTGGTGCGTCACATAGAGCAAGATCAACGAACGAGGCGGTGGCGGATAGGTGGCCCGGATCAGTCAGTCGAAGGTAAGAGTTTTCCTTTGTATTTAGAGTGAATTTCACTTGTTATCCTATTTATACATTTATGACACATATTGTCCCATTTAGTCAATCTTCTACCAAAATATCATATTTGAAGATTTTTAACATGGTTTTATCCCGATTTTGCACATTGCTTCAGTATAGGAAAAGCACGCGTTGCCTAGTATCATTTTGTAAGCCCAATGCTATACCGAGCATGCccatcagaatacacgatgtacaTATAGTTCTCGACTTAGCTACGTGTATGCCGTAAATACGGCGTTCCACACTCGGCTTATACAATGGACACGGTGTAAACTCAGGTAAGTCGAAGTTGCCTCGGAGAAGCACTCTGCTTATAGTGCAACTCATGGGAAAGCGTACCTGCCACATGGCATGCACGCTGCCCGCGGCTCCGTAATGGTGTTGTAGGTAAACCGAGTATCACCCGATATAATACACTCGGCTTACGCTTATGAAGCACAAAATATAGATATTGCAAGAAATGATTAAGTTGTTGAGTTGGACTTGTCACTATTACTTGTTGCAGATTCATGTTTGGGTACATGGAACATAAAGAGTCATGTAATGCACAAAACCGGCCTTGGGAAAGAAAGGAATGCACACATCTGACACTATTGCTTTTAATTAACTGACTGggatttatttttatttgagaaAATAGAAATAGTG
This region includes:
- the LOC123397826 gene encoding FBD-associated F-box protein At5g60610-like — encoded protein: MEAGRSSRSTATRKRKSAALEVERYPAPAPPAAPPDPGAAEHDGCGHGRDLHHIRNLSDLPDDMLRKIISLLPIKERGRTQILARRWRPLWRSLPLNIDCAELGDGKLGDVLQRIISSHQGVCHRFSIRPELSTDMDNDAAVDACLLSSTLDKLKELEFYRRRWHNWQPVPVPALIFRFSPTLCVAKFGHFTLADDALQGIHFPQLKKLVLHYVYLSDFSLNSMIARSPSLEFLLIIRCTGARRPRINSFTLTTIAVDNHSPDPSIEELVIESAPHLQTLIHLDHNHDLHIAALSVPKLETLGCTNSTRLVFGSTYIRHHQGPCIRGLATAACKIKCLVLGMATLNLHMVIELMTNFPCLEKLYIQCQKSWKNNLWRRKYRGLITSTCFDIHLKTIVLDYYRGTKSDIDFVTFFVLNARVLERMKLLVKRNDDKFVAIHRHRLQLMNRASHGAHINFRLKDSDVCISNMYKFCIQENILNL